A genomic region of Colletotrichum destructivum chromosome 1, complete sequence contains the following coding sequences:
- a CDS encoding Putative cutinase/acetylxylan esterase, alpha/Beta hydrolase → MHHHFSLSALAALVPLAAFAQGQQPCSTVNIILARGSLEAQGVGLLGNIAKNASTQIPGSIVTPLEYPAQLDPYPPSVAAGVTNMTALLNQQAQQCPGTKLVLMGYSQGAQVSLDTLCGTSDGPNFNTTVAQAPMVGSKIAAVVLFGDPTFVAAQPFVRGTSKKNGIFPRQDFSQCQGLTSRFASFCDESDLFCASGQNLTVHLGYFQNQQYIAMASSFIVENTR, encoded by the exons ATGCATCACCACTTCAGCCTCTCGGCACTCGCCGCTCTCGTCCCTCTGGCGGCCTTCGCTCAGGGCCAGCAGCCATGCTCGACTGTcaacatcatcctcgcccGTGGTAGCCTCGAGGCGCAAGGGGTCGGGCTGCTGGGAAACATTGCGAAAAACGCGTCGACCCAGATCCCCGGGTCCATCGTGACGCCGCTCGAGTACCCGGCCCAGCTCGACCCGTACCCTCCCTCAGTAGCGGCTGGCGTGACCAACATGACGGCGCTCCTGAACCAACAGGCGCAGCAATGCCCTGGGACGAAactggtgttgatgggatATTCTCAG GGCGCGCAGGTATCGCTTGACACCCTCTGTGGCACGTCGGATGGTCCCAACTTCAATACCACAGTGGCGCAGGCCCCAATGGTCGGTAGCAAGA tcgccgccgttgttcTCTTTGGCGACCCGACGTTCGTCGCAGCCCAGCCCTTTGTCAGAGGCACCAGCAAGAAGAACGGC ATCTTCCCCCGCCAGGATTTCTCGCAATGCCAGGGCCTCACTAGCAGGTTCGCGTCCTTTTGTGACGAGTCGGATCTCTTCTGCGCCTCGGGCCAGAACCTGACGGTCCACCTTGGTTACTTCCAGAACCAGCAGTACATCGccatggcgtcgtcgttcaTCGTCGAGAACACGCGGTAA
- a CDS encoding Putative metal-dependent hydrolase, composite domain superfamily, amidohydrolase 3, producing MAAQVTTAAAGAGDLFVNGRIFLHNADTGLETQPSFAEAMFVADGIIQEIGTAEDLQAKHSSSSSSSSGPRHVTTHDLQGRTVLPGFIDGHVHLLLLGQSLRKLSLEHCASLEDIRAAIKQYAAANPDVPRIMCKLWMHSMTPDGVDKTMLDDIDPRPIFIDTKDLHSTWCNTAGITELGIEHTPDPSGGKIHRDADGKPTGLLSEAAVLTIVWPHLAQVAPKRDRMDAIRAAVETYNASGYTGLIEMAMDEPAWDAVCSLRAEEPDLPMRIHAYWLIRPSESEEERLRQVDRAIELHTELNKTTSPDLRITGIKIITDGIIDACTAHLSEPYAEAGSPPPFWTPEQLGPVVRRADAAGLQIALHAIGDAAIKNAVNALADNATPGRRHRLEHIEMASPEDAKHLGELGLTASVQPVHADPAILRAWPRLLGAHRCERAFAYREFADHGALLALGSDSPTAPWAPLQNAYVATTRRSAREPTYDVVVNEHFRLGVCEALTAAAFGTAKSVFAEDRVGSLQAGKRADFVVAEMDWTPQGLLKGEIKATWFDGRRVWASSDVY from the coding sequence ATGGCAGCACAGGTCAccacggccgcggccggcgctgGCGACCTCTTCGTCAACGGGCGCATCTTTCTCCACAACGCCGACACCGGCCTCGAGACGCAACCGTCTTTTGCTGAGGCCATGtttgtcgccgacggcatcatcCAGGAAATCGGCACCGCGGAAGACCTCCAGGCCAAGcactcatcatcatcgtcgtcatcatcaggGCCGCGGCACGTCACGACACACGACCTGCAGGGCCGGACGGTCCTGCCGGGCTTCATCGACGGACATGTCCAtctgctgctcctcggccagtCGCTGCGCAAGCTGAGTCTCGAGCACTGCGCGTCCCTTGAGGACAtccgcgccgccatcaagcAATACGCCGCGGCGAACCCGGACGTCCCGCGCATCATGTGCAAGCTGTGGATGCACTCCATGACCCCCGACGGTGTCGACAAGACCATGCTTGACGACATCGACCCGCGGCCCATCTTCATCGACACAAAGGACCTTCACTCAACCTGGTGCAACACAGCCGGCATCACCgagctcggcatcgagcACACGCCCGACCCGTCCGGCGGCAAGATCCACcgtgacgccgacggcaagcccaCGGGCCTGCTCAGTGAAGCCGCAGTGCTTACCATCGTGTGGCCCCATCTGGCCCAGGTGGCGCCCAAGAGAGACCGCATGGACGCCATCagggccgccgtcgagacgtACAACGCGTCCGGGTACACGGGGCTGATCGAGATGGCCATGGACGAGCCGGCCTGGGACGCCGTCTGCTCGCTGCGCGCCGAGGAACCCGACCTGCCCATGCGTATCCACGCCTACTGGCTCATCCGACCGTCCGAGTCCGAAGAGGAGCGCCTCCGGCAGGTCGACCGCGCCATCGAGCTGCACACGGAGCTGAACAAGACGACTTCGCCCGACCTACGCATCACGGGCATCAAGATTATCACcgacggcatcatcgacgccTGCACAGCCCACCTGTCGGAGCCCtacgccgaggccggctcgccgccccccttcTGGACCCCCGAGCAGCTCGGTCCCGTTGTGCGGAGggccgacgcggccggcCTGCAGATCGCGCTGcacgccatcggcgacgcGGCCATCAAGAACGCCGTGAATGCCCTTGCGGACAATGCCacgcccggccgccgccaccgcctcgagCACATCGAGATGGCGTCGCCCGAGGACGCCAAgcacctcggcgagctgggcctGACGGCCTCGGTCCAGCCCGTCCACGCGGACCCGGCCATCCTGCGCGCCTGGCCGCGGCTCCTCGGCGCGCACCGCTGCGAGCGCGCCTTCGCCTACCGCGAATTCGCCGACCACGGCGcgctcctggccctcggcaGCGACAGCCCGACGGCACCCTGGGCGCCCCTGCAGAACGCCTACGTGGCGACGACACGGCggtcggcgagggagccCACCTACGACGTCGTGGTCAACGAGCACTTCAGGCTGGGCGTGTGCGAGGCACTGACGGCCGCCGCATTCGGAACGGCTAAGAGCGTGTTCGCTGAAGACCGCGTCGGGTCCCTGCAGGCCGGCAAGCGCGCGGACTTTGTcgtggccgagatggactGGACGCCGCAGGGTCTCTTGAAGGGCGAGATCAAGGCCACCTGGTTCGATGGGAGGAGGGTCTGGGCGTCTTCCGATGTCTACTAG
- a CDS encoding Putative P-loop containing nucleoside triphosphate hydrolase, with protein sequence MVCTTDNLRWPKREPDDEAQSASSDDESTAASPPWHMAFSYRHKMGHVKDPETWEKFTQQVLPILDELKPDCERIAASRKLQPAVRKAASHWLQQIRDLRGRAEHSKQTIVGILGNTGDGKSSIINALLDEEK encoded by the coding sequence ATGGTTTGCACCACAGATAATCTGCGTTGGCCCAAGAGAGAGCCGGATGATGAGGCCCAGTCAGCTTCTTCCGATGATGAGTCAACTGCTGCCTCGCCTCCCTGGCACATGGCATTCTCGTACCGCCACAAGATGGGGCATGTGAAGGACCCTGAGACTTGGGAAAAGTTCACCCAGCAGGTCCTGCCAATTCTGGATGAACTCAAGCCGGACTGCGAGAGAATTGCCGCGTCCCGAAAGCTGCAGCCCGCGGTAAGAAAAGCCGCATCTCACTGGTTGCAACAGATCCGCGACCTCCGTGGACGAGCCGAGCATTCCAAACAGACTATCGTTGGTATTCTTGGGAACACTGGTGACGGCAAGAGCTCCATCATCAATGCTCTACTGGATGAAGAGAAGTAG
- a CDS encoding Putative P-loop containing nucleoside triphosphate hydrolase, dynamin yields MRACTAVATELSYNHDEDEENPYRAEVEFISRDEWSREVSILLSDLVTNGGREMDDMDPNSDAARALAKILAVYPSLETHTLTESSSAQLAEHPNVRELLGTTITMKASSASEIREQVAPYVDSKDKDDETAAYWPLVKVVRIFTKACVLSNGVTIVDLPGHQDWDAARTAVASQYMKACSGIWIVAPINRAVDNKTAKDLMSNSIKRQLKLDGAYSALTIICSKTDDITINSAMESLKSKLGKETMQAWRDALSSNPRSLDRQDAAGYEAQPDREPRDYEDMSRQTPVFCTSSHVYQQMRGLLMADNDSTPGFETEDDTEIPQLQDHAQKLTEELRVAKQKEVLSGICQLLNSVAIWAQDASKSPVSINEATLATLLQNFEANLKADGQSCIDRLDTEAQTKLYDELTRLTSTATLQAGIIAERWKSISWNTFKATCLRGGVFNDNNLNEQLLEPIKSGISITWNNFFQFNVASVLDGFSVAATGKLIMFHEGIVTRLGDHDFRELQASVQLDQQLMLHKERILRLAAQSRADIDQAQKDASRAFSPAVAKVMTPGYQRCTTESGKGVVKRMNEAIQQHIRKHKVKMFRNAVRDARHSLEEGTKLVEDNMTEQIKTIAATMTDDYMLALAERQKSAQLHEANFKRDVMELLEEAANHFN; encoded by the exons ATGCGTGCCTGCACAGCCGTCGCCACCGAGCTGTCGTATAAtcatgacgaggacgaggaaaaCCCTTACCGAGCGGAGGTGGAGTTCATCTCGCGTGACGAGTGGTCGCGCGAAGTGAGTATTCTTCTCAGCGACCTTGTTACGAACGGGGGCAGGGAGATGGACGACATGGACCCCAACAGTGATGCTGCTAGGGCTCTTGCAAAGATTCTCGCGGTTTATCCGTCACTGGAAACTCACACACTGACCGAGAGCAGCTCTGCTCAACTCGCCGAACATCCAAACGTGCGAGAGCTTCTAGGCACGACGATAACTATGAAGGCCTCCTCTGCTTCGGAGATCCGAGAACAAGTCGCGCCTTACGTCGACTCCAAGGACAAGGATGATGAAACGGCGGCTTATTGGCCCCTGGTCAAAGTTGTCAGGATCTTCACCAAGGCTTGCGTCCTTTCGAATGGCGTTACCATTGTCGATCTG CCTGGCCATCAGGATTGGGATGCCGCACGAACTGCAGTTGCCTCCCAGTACATGAAGGCTTGCTCCGGTATCTGGATTGTGGCGCCCATCAACAGAGCCGTCGATAACAAGACCGCGAAAGATCTCATGAGCAACTCTATTAAGCGCCAGCTCAAGCTTGATGGAGCATACTCGGCCCTGACCATCATCTGTTCGAAGACGGATGATATCACCATCAACTCAGCCATGGAAAGCTTGAAAAGCAAGCTTGGCAAGGAAACCATGCAAGCATGGAGGGACGCCCTTTCAT CTAACCCGCGCAGCCTTGACCGCCAAGATGCAGCAGGCTACGAAGCCCAACCCGACCGAGAGCCACGTGATTACGAGGACATGTCCCGCCAGACTCCCGTGTTCTGTACCAGCAGTCACGTCTACCAGCAGATGCGAGGCCTTCTCATGGCCGACAACGACTCGACGCCCGGCTTCGAGACGGAGGACGACACCGAGATCCCCCAGCTTCAGGATCACGCTCAGAAGCTAACCGAGGAGCTGCGCGTTGCCAAGCAGAAGGAAGTGCTGAGCGGCATCTGCCAACTCCTGAATTCGGTTGCCATTTGGGCACAGGATGCATCGAAATCGCCCGTCTCCATTAATGAGGCAACCTTGGCGACGTTGTTGCAAAACTTCGAAGCA AATCTCAAGGCTGACGGTCAAAGCTGCATCGACAGACTAGATACGGAAGCGCAAACCAAACTCTATGACGAGCTGACTCGGTTGACCAGCACCGCTACTTTGCAAGCGGGAATCATTGCCGAGAGATGGAAGAGCATCAGCTGGAATACCTTCAAGGCAACGTGCCTCCGCGGTGGAGTGTTCAATGATAACAATCTCAACGAGCAACTTCTCGAGCCCATCAAGAGCGGCATCTCTATTACTTGGAACAACTTCTTCCAGTTCAATGTCGCCAGTGTGCTTGACGGTTTCTCAGTCGCGGCTACCGGAAAACTGATTATGTTCCACGAGGGTATTGTCACACGGCTTGGCGACCATGACTTCAGGGAGCTACAGGCTTCCGTGCAACTTGATCAACAGTTGATGCTTCACAAAGAACGCATCCTCCGGCTCGCCGCGCAGAGTCGGGCGGATATTGATCAAGCTCAAAAGGACGCCAGTCGCGCGTTCAGCCCAGCGGTGGCAAAAGTCATGACGCCCGGCTACCAGCGATGCACCACCGAGTCAG GAAAGGGAGTAGTAAAACGAATGAATGAAGCGATCCAGCAGCACATCCGCAAACACAAGGTCAAGATGTTTCGCAATGCTGTGAGGGACGCCAGGCACAGCCTCGAGGAGGGGACGAAGTTGGTCGAGGATAACATGACGGAGCAGATCAAGACCATCGCCGCAACCATGACGGATGACTACATgctcgccctggccgagagACAGAAGTCTGCCCAACTTCATGAAGCCAACTTCAAGAGGGACGTTATGGAGCTATTGGAAGAGGCTGCGAACCATTTCAATTGA
- a CDS encoding Putative peptidase M14, carboxypeptidase A translates to MIVEDGLAPFSLQPVSASSLFLQLPVHLELFTEARQASATMKFLAGLALVLPLASAAAVTPLEKKISYDGFKAFRISTHNDAASIKKKIANIAAIPFNLDNSEHLDVAIPAGDVSKFEKLGLETSVLHEDLGATIAEEGKFAPYERNEDVSLQALPSLTWFNSYHTFADHQQFIRDLQSNFPSNSELINAGNSYGGRSLLGIHLWGSGGKDSKPAIYWHGTVHAREWVTTMVVEYLTYQLIDGYQKNDAAVKALLDKYDFYILPIVNPDGFAYSQTNDRLWRKNRQPRSGSTCIGTDINRNWPFNWQLPGGASTSFCSETYKGQAAGDTPEMVALKAYTDRLAAGRGIKLFIDWHSYGQYILLPYGYDCSARAANHARQMTLAGNTANTIAQSYGTRFTYGPSCSTLYATTGSAPDYLTGAARAEVAWTIELRPAGASGGGFILPAAQILPSAIEQWNGIKYLLANV, encoded by the exons ATGATCGTCGAAGATGGTCTCGCTCCTTTCAGTCTCCAGCCTGTCAGCGcttcctccctctttctccaGCTCCCCGTCCATCTGGAACTTTTCACGGAAGCTAGACAAGCCTCAGCGACCATGAAGTTCCTCGCCGGTCTCGCCCTTGTGCTGCCGCTGGcgtccgccgcggccgtcaCGCccctggagaagaagatcagCTACGATGGCTTCAAGGCCTTCCGTATCTCCACGCACAACGACGCCGCCTCgatcaagaagaagatcgcCAATATCGCCGCGATCCCCTTCAACCTCGACAACAGCGAGCACCTGGACGTCGCCATCCCCGCGGGTGACGTTTCCAAGTTCGAGAAGCTTGGCCTCGAGACGTCGGTCCTGcacgaggacctcggcgccaccatcgccgaggagggcaaaTTTGCCCCCTACGAGA GAAACGAAGATGTCAGCCTCCAGGCTCTTCCCAGCCTGACGTGGTTCAACTCGTACCACACCTTCGCCGACCACCAGCAGTTCATCCGCGACCTGCAGTCTAACTTCCCCTCCAACTCGGAGTTGATCAACGCCGGTAACTCGTACGGCGGACGCTCGCTCCTTGGTATTCACCTCTGGGGTagcggcggcaaggactCCAAGCCCGCCATCTACTGGCATGGTACTGTCCACGCCCGCGAATGGGTCACGACCATG GTGGTCGAGTACTTGACCTACCAGCTTATTGACGGTTATCAAAAGAACGACGCTGCTGTGAAGGCTCTTCTCGACAAGTACGACTTCTACATCCTGCCCATTGTCAACCCGGACG GTTTCGCCTACAGTCAGACCAACGACCGTCTCTGGCGCAAGAACCGCCAGCCCCGGTCTGGCAGCACCTGTATCGGCACCGACATCAACCG AAACTGGCCTTTCAACTGGCAActccccggcggcgcctccaCGAGCTTCTGCTCCGAGACGTACAAgggccaggccgccggcgacacCCCCGAGATGGTCGCCCTCAAGGCCTACAccgaccgcctcgccgcTGGCCGCGGCATCAAGCTCTTCATCGACTGGCACAGCTACGGCCAGTATATCCTGCTGCCCTACGGCTACGACTGCTCCGCCCGGGCCGCCAACCACGCGCGCCAGATGACGCTCGCCGGCAACACGGCCAACACCATCGCCCAGTCGTACGGCACCCGCTTCACCTACGGGCCCAGCTGCTCGACTCTCTACGCCACCACCGGCAGCGCGCCCGACTAcctcaccggcgccgcccgcgccgaggtcgcctGGACCATCGAGCTGAggcccgccggcgcctccggCGGTGGTTTCATCCTGCCTGCTGCCCAGATCCTGCCCAGTGCCATCGAGCAGTGGAACGGAATCAAGTACCTGCTCGCCAACGTCTag
- a CDS encoding Putative leucine-rich repeat domain superfamily: protein MATNFEKIPQEIIEQICLELRKADYSSLLSLSRVSRRLRNIAITAIVEKVQFAGTQDRVWGHPEPQDNRPGLLRMFMENPDIAYRVKEISNNSCGHLVLSEAEFQTIALATTRLGAPVPQDLYKLLLDPLNHPGRGIRYHDADEGLVQNFMTDIIIAHTPNLRTLEYHVSQTDPRKAFQTLSQVSNATGNRPLLSKLVDCRLHLDDCANLAQPLADAAPNLDSLWIIGPRGLEAPLQLHGVRVLILTGADFTATEISELLKGFPGLKKFWYNSARQYRRSNDRRELCSPQDVADALGPVKSQLLELSLMFGVWQQQPRRPGTGPFTPRLLTSVRDFEALEHLDLDGGSLWNERGDYTNYVAENTDLLAKLLPGRLRKLALLDLSRGPFNEDLSVFVGRSEQVCPDLKVIRYELKCWEKVDMKWMKEITMQSQKHGVTIEDTTATSDDEDDVDR from the coding sequence ATGGCAACCAACTTTGAGAAAATCCCACAAGAAATCATCGAACAAATCTGCCTTGAGCTCCGAAAAGCGGACTATTCGAGCCTGCTCTCCCTTTCTAGAGTCTCTCGACGTTTACGAAacatcgccatcaccgcAATAGTCGAAAAGGTCCAGTTTGCAGGGACTCAAGACAGAGTATGGGGCCATCCTGAGCCGCAAGACAACCGTCCAGGTCTTCTTAGGATGTTCATGGAAAACCCGGACATTGCCTACCGGGTAAAGGAGATCTCCAACAACAGCTGCGGTCATTTGGTCCTGAGCGAAGCAGAGTTCCAGACAATTGCTCTCGCGACCACACGCCTCGGTGCGCCGGTCCCGCAAGACCTCTATAAGCTCCTTTTAGACCCACTCAATCATCCGGGGCGGGGGATCAGGTATCACGATGCCGATGAAGGCCTGGTTCAGAACTTCATGACGGACATCATCATAGCTCACACACCCAATCTCCGCACGCTGGAGTATCACGTTTCCCAGACCGACCCGAGAAAGGCATTTCAGACACTGTCTCAGGTGTCAAATGCTACTGGAAACAGGCCGCTGTTGTCCAAGTTGGTAGATTGCCGACTCCACCTGGATGACTGTGCAAACTTGGCGCAGCCACTCGCCGACGCGGCTCCGAACCTCGACTCGCTCTGGATCATCGGCCCCCGGGGGCTCGAAGCCCCTCTTCAGCTCCACGGCGTCAGGGTGCTTATCCTCACAGGAGCGGACTTCACGGCGACGGAGATCAGCGAGCTTCTAAAGGGCTTTCCTGGTCTGAAGAAGTTCTGGTACAACTCTGCCCGACAATATCGTCGTTCGAATGATAGACGAGAGCTATGCTCGCCGCAGGACGTGGCGGATGCACTCGGGCCGGTCAAATCGCAACTCCTCGAGCTCTCGTTGATGTTTGGAGtgtggcagcagcagccgcgcCGGCCGGGCACCGGTCCGTTTACACCGAGACTGCTCACTTCAGTGCGAGACTTCGAGGCACTGGAGCATcttgacctcgacggcgggagTTTGTGGAACGAGCGGGGCGATTACACCAATTATGTGGCCGAGAACACGGACTTGCTAGCGAAACTACTCCCGGGAAGGCTCAGGAAGCTGGCGCTGTTAGATTTGTCTCGCGGACCGTTCAATGAGGACTTGAGTGTCTTTGTAGGTCGTTCGGAACAGGTGTGCCCGGATTTGAAAGTCATTCGGTATGAACTCAAATGTTGGGAAAAGGTAGACATGAAATGGATGAAAGAGATTACGATGCAGTCGCAAAAGCACGGCGTGACTATCGAAGACACCACCGCGACGTcagacgatgaagatgacgtGGACCGATAA
- a CDS encoding Putative nucleotide-diphospho-sugar transferase, producing the protein MVSLIAPRMLSVAKPRSRQQVPILYIVLALCLLFVFLQIEFKNMVVERIADTDTKPPPVITSPTPLPRPTPKLKSQPEWTPPPVKDPFPLLSSGMPPPVPAWNKAKKPNVYHKYSLSKAPPLLIGFTRSWPMLLQTVVGYITAGWPADQIYVVENTGVHDANARGRLTLQNPLYLNYTQLHMLGVHVMRTPVLLNFAQLQNYFTTVAREEPWSYYFWGHMDSFVLSYEEGMEGVTGAVNTPDYQTIYELAISELNDTMRSDHKWGARFFAYDHLTLVNPRAYGDVGGFDTFIPYYMSDCDMYWRLEEAGWSVKEVKAGIVQDVGSVLDDLRVLYRESEVPEGFGFTDPNPPPPTKVMGESVREENKRSLPVPELDKAGAPVGGETDDSREDAAKAVDPLDSFRALRRISQDMYNYKHADRDRNTWQLGQRGGDPREPYAYDALGFQEGIDVITEAGREIFRRKWGHRDCDFAAAGLRPSEAWKVEKDWE; encoded by the coding sequence ATGGTGTCCTTGATAGCGCCGCGAATGCTTTCGGTGGCGAAGCCCCGATCACGGCAACAGGTTCCGATCTTATacatcgtcctcgctctTTGCCTGCTCTTCGTGTTCCTCCAGATTGAGTTCAAAAACATGGTCGTCGAGCGCATCGCTGACACCGACACCAAGCCGCCACCCGTCATCACGAGCCCGACCccgttgccgaggccgacgcccaAGTTGAAATCGCAGCCGGAatggacgccgccgccggtcaAGGATCCATTCCCGCTGCTGTCGTCGGGCATGCCGCCTCCGGTCCCCGCCTGgaacaaggccaagaagcccaACGTCTATCACAAGTACTCGCTGTCGAAGGCCCCGCCGCTGCTCATCGGCTTCACGCGGAGCTGGCCGATGCTGCTGCAGACCGTCGTCGGGTACATCACGGCCGGGTGGCCGGCCGACCAAATCTACGTCGTGGAGAATACGGGGGTGCATGATGCCAACGCCAGAGGCCGTCTGACGTTACAGAACCCCCTGTACCTCAACTATACCCAGCTGCACATGTTGGGAGTCCACGTCATGCGCACGCCGGTCCTGCTGAACTTTGCCCAGCTGCAGAACTACTTCACCACCGTGGCGAGGGAGGAGCCGTGGTCGTACTACTTCTGGGGCCACATGGACTCGTTCGTGCTCTCGTACGAGGAGGGCATGGAAGGTGTCACTGGGGCAGTCAACACGCCGGACTACCAGACCATCTACGAACTGGCCATCAGCGAGTTGAACGACACGATGCGCAGTGACCATAAATGGGGAGCCCGGTTCTTCGCGTACGACCACCTGACGCTGGTGAACCCGCGGGCTTACGGGGAtgtcggcggcttcgacaCGTTCATCCCATACTACATGTCGGACTGCGACATGTACTGgcgcctcgaggaggccgggtGGAGTGTCAAGGAAGTAAAGGCCGGCATTGTACAAGACGTGGGATCCGTCCTGGACGACCTGCGCGTTCTGTACCGCGAGTCAGAGGTTCCCGAAGGCTTCGGCTTCACGGATCCGAacccgccaccgccgaccaAGGTCATGGGCGAGAGCGTCCGGGAGGAGAACAAGCGGAGCCTCCCCGTGCCCGAACTCGACAAGGCCGGTGCTCCTGTTGGTGGTGAGACGGATGACTCCAGGGAGGACGCTGCGAAGGCTGTCGACCCCTTGGACTCCTTCCGGGCGCTTCGCCGCATCAGCCAGGATATGTACAACTACAAACACGCGGACCGGGACAGGAACACGTGGCAGCTAGGGCAAAGGGGCGGGGACCCTCGCGAGCCGTACGCCTACGACGCCTTGGGGTTCCAGGAGGGGATAGACGTCATAACAGAGGCCGGCAGAGAAATCTTTCGTAGAAAATGGGGGCATCGCGACTGCGACTTTGCTGCAGCTGGGTTGAGACCCAGTGAAGCTTGGAAGGTTGAGAAAGACTGGGAATGA
- a CDS encoding Putative tyrosinase copper-binding domain, di-copper centre-containing domain superfamily: MAPCSRWGWFLVVALVLLLTLVPSAEGHRSKKRPQQPPQAPAPVPAPSIVPVPPPVLPPPAPVPPPSPAPPPTPPTKPSTTPPTKPTAAPTTKPLPRPAPVAPAPKPKPSPPASKPQPVPPKPKPDFTDEEINNGTALAKLNLRALKNARTMNTPQTHLGDNNPCQGANVPMRREWRSLPPPERKAFIAAVQCIMRQPVLSDPKRVPMAKSLYDDFVAVHYTSFKNTHLTASFFAWHRYYLASFEQRLRSQCGYKGALPYWEWGLDINNPAASPVFDGSETSLGSDGEFIPHDGLQLRQPFTKNLITLKPGSGGGCVKAGPFKDMRVHIGPAALAQYGTDKPFNVSNPLEDLPRCLKRDLNKDVATRFNSFRNTTLLILQQTTIKNFSSLLQGDDRFFPNTLGVHGGGHLIIGGDPGADAFIAPGDPAFWLHQAQVDRVYWIWQNLNFRNRQDVFGTMTLQDNPKSPNGSVEDAIDLTPINSPVKIKNLMNTASGAPLCYMYQ; encoded by the exons ATGGCACCATGTTCGCGCTGGGGATGGTTCTTGGTCGTCGCCCTGGTCCTCTTGCTCACGCTCGTTCCGTCCGCCGAGGGCCACCGCAGCAAGAAGAGGCCTCAACAGCCCCCTCAAGCGCCCGCGCCAGTACCGGCACCATCAATAGTCCCGGTGCCACCACCCGTCctgcctcctccggcgccggtTCCTCCACCGTCCCCGGCACCACCTCCGACACCACCTACGAAACCATCTACGACACCGCCTACGAAACCAACTGCGGCACCCACTACGAAACCGCTGCCACGGCCGGCACCGGTAGCACCAGCGCCGAAACCAAAACCTTCACCACCGGCATCAAAACCACAACCTGTACCACCAAAGCCCAAGCCCGACTTTACTGATGAAGAGATAAACAACGGGACAGCGTTGGCGAAGCTGAACTTGAGGGCACTCAAGAACGCGCGGACCATGAACACACCGCAAACACATCTAGGCGACAACAATCCATGCCAAGGCGCGAATGTGCCCATGCGGAGGGAATG GCGGTCTCTGCCACCACCTGAACGCAAGGCTTTCATTGCGGCTGTCCAGTGTATCATGAGGCAGCCTGTCTTGTCAGATCCGAAGCGGGTTCCAATGGCGAAATCCCTTTACGATGACTTTGTTGCCGTTCACTACACCAGCTTCAAGAACACACATCTTACT GCGTCTTTCTTCGCCTGGCACCGGTATTATCTCGCCAGTTTTGAACAGAGATTGCGCTCTCAGTGTGGTTATAAAG GAGCCCTGCCCTACTGGGAATGGGGCCTGGACATCAACAATCCAGCCGCCTCGCCCGTTTTCGACGGATCCGAGACATCGCTAGGAAGCGACGGCGAATTCATCCCCCACGATGGGCTCCAACTCCGCCAGCCGTTCACAAAGAACCTCATTACCCTCAAACCaggctccggcggcggttgcgTGAAAGCGGGCCCTTTCAAGGACATGCGGGTACACATCGGCCCCGCCGCGCTGGCGCAGTACGGCACGGACAAGCCCTTCAACGTCTCGAACCCGCTCGAGGACCTCCCGCGGTGCCTCAAGCGGGACCTGAACAAGGACGTCGCCACCCGCTTCAACTCGTTCCGCAACACGACGCTGCTCATCCTCCAGCAGACGACCATCAAGAACTTCTCGTCCCTGCTGCAGGGCGACGACCGCTTCTTCCCCAACACGCTCGGcgtccacggcggcggccacttgatcatcggcggcgaccccGGCGCGGACGCCTTCATCGCGCCGGGCGATCCCGCCTTCTGGTTGCACCAGGCCCAGGTCGACCGCGTCTACTGGATCTGGCAGAACCTCAACTTCAGAAACCGGCAGGACGTCTTCGGCACCATGACGCTGCAGGACAACCCCAAGAGCCCGAACGgcagcgtcgaggacgccatcgaccTGACGCCCATCAATTCGCCGGTAAAGATCAAGAACCTGATGAATACGGCGTCCGGGGCGCCGTTATGCTATATGTACCAGTAA